AAATAAATTACAAAAAGTCAACAAAAAAGTAGCCGACCCTTAAAGGTCGGCTACAAACTGGCTAATTTTAATGTACAGATTTCAATACTATCACGCCAAGGACGTGAAATTACATTATACCAGTTTTTTGTAGTTTCTTGCCCTTGGCAATCCTAACTTGTAATGCCATTTTTAGCGCTTCTTTGCGAATAATAATTTCTCTCCGTTTCGGCTGTACAGAAATATCATAAATTTGTAGGAAATCATGTCCTACAAGAACATCATACCCCATACCTAAAACATTGTCAGGGACAACAAAACAAAGATGTGGAATCCAAATATCAAGCATTTTGATTTGCAAACGGATAATATGTGTAGCAAAAAAATTGCCATTTCCAAGCCCATGAAATTCTTCCGGTTGTGGTAGTTTGGAAATAGCTTCCATTTTCAATGCTATACTTTGTTTCACAAAAGTTCTCGGTGAACCTGTATCAAAATAGAGCTGTAGTTCCTGTGGTTTTTCTTTTGAAGCAGAGCGACATAAAAATTTGTTGATTACATCACCCATATATAATTTTTTTATTCTTTTTTCTTGAATTTAAGAATGAGTTCGTTTTCACCTGTATCTGATTTCATTTTTAGTTTAAGGTTTTTTGTTTTTGGTTGCGTGGCTAACACATCAAGTTTGCCAGCAATGTAGTTTTCTGCAACTGCAAATATAGAATGGAGTCCATCAAGCGAAACTTTTCCGTATAATTTTGCTATACCGTCAGCAGGAATTATTTTCTGCTTCTTGTTCCAATTCATACTGTCAGCTGAAAACAGCATTGCGGTTGAATCCGATTTTACAGTAATTTCGTTTTTAGCAGTTTTATCAAGTTTGCCATCTGCATCGTATACTGAAACTATCAACTCAAATGCTATATCACATACTATTTTTGTCGTTTTTGTTTCTATTTTGATAGAGCCTTTAGAGATTTTTTCTTCCTGCCATTTTTTTTCTTGTTTTTCCTTTTTCATTTCTTTCGGTGGCTCTGGTGGCGTGTCCGCACCAGCAGATGTTTCGTCACCCGCTTTTACATCAACCTCACCGTATTTATTTTTTAAGTTGACTTTCCCTTCATAAACCGCGAGATACAACTTCCCACCAATTAAGTTTATATCAAACTCTGTTCCGCGAACCGCTACAATTGCAACAGGTGTATGTATCTCAAACTTTGTTTTAGGTCTAACTTTTGACCATATCTGACCCATTTTCGCCTTTATTTGAGAGCCAACCGATTCTATCTGTGAGGTAATCTCAAATGAAAACTCTGTGTTTTGATTTATTTTCATCTCACCACCATTTGTAAGTGTGACTGCGGTATACGATTTTTCTAATGTTTTTATTGTATCACCTTCATACAAAAATGTACCTACCTTTGCTGACTGCCAGGAATCGTTCTTGTATGGTAAAAGTTGCACATCACCATCAATAGAGGTCACAACACCT
The Elusimicrobiota bacterium genome window above contains:
- a CDS encoding retropepsin-like aspartic protease, with the protein product MGDVINKFLCRSASKEKPQELQLYFDTGSPRTFVKQSIALKMEAISKLPQPEEFHGLGNGNFFATHIIRLQIKMLDIWIPHLCFVVPDNVLGMGYDVLVGHDFLQIYDISVQPKRREIIIRKEALKMALQVRIAKGKKLQKTGIM
- a CDS encoding FecR family protein is translated as MSTQHKQLKFLLVIFNFIFLIFNCLYSIPPAGVVTSIDGDVQLLPYKNDSWQSAKVGTFLYEGDTIKTLEKSYTAVTLTNGGEMKINQNTEFSFEITSQIESVGSQIKAKMGQIWSKVRPKTKFEIHTPVAIVAVRGTEFDINLIGGKLYLAVYEGKVNLKNKYGEVDVKAGDETSAGADTPPEPPKEMKKEKQEKKWQEEKISKGSIKIETKTTKIVCDIAFELIVSVYDADGKLDKTAKNEITVKSDSTAMLFSADSMNWNKKQKIIPADGIAKLYGKVSLDGLHSIFAVAENYIAGKLDVLATQPKTKNLKLKMKSDTGENELILKFKKKE